In the genome of Podospora pseudocomata strain CBS 415.72m chromosome 7, whole genome shotgun sequence, the window ataaccctaacccctaGGGAAAGCGATGATGTCATCCGCTCTGATTCTTGTGTTCTTGTCTCCATCCTTTTATGGGCGTGCCTGGCCACTCTGAAGAAGCAACTATTCTTCACCCTTACGAAGGTACTCAGCGATATGTTGCAAGATAAAGGAAGCCGTTCTCTGCCAGACATGGAGGAGCACAGTCAGTCCAAACAACTTGTCCAGCACCCAGCACCAcaacaagaggaagaagtCGATAGGCAGCCGCCAAACTCGAGAGGTGCTCCGGCAGTCAGACTTGAGATGGACCTTGATTTGGATATTGCGCTCAAGGAAAGATCAAGGGGGATGTGACGGTGACTATCTTGTAGGTTCGACATGTGATACCGTTTATTGATCTCGAACAAATGATTGACGCGATAGCGCAGAGAAGATGAGAAGAGACAGGACTAGCAAGGATCAGTTGGCATCTTAGAGGTGCGGTTGCCTGATGACTCTGTTGAAGGTTGGCTCGGTCACGAGGTCACGCGAGGTGGTTGACTGACAGCGCCAAAATCACACGCAACCCACATCACACGCCATGACCCCAAAGCTACGAACAGCTGCGAGAGTCAAGTGAACCATGCGCGAAAACGGGTTTCCTCGTCACTCGAGATTTCTTGAATACAAAGCCAGTGACTTGAGCAACGTCAATCATGGCCCGAATCCCGCCCCAACCATTCCAGCACAATGTCATCACAACGCAGTAGACGTGTGCCGAAAGCAACACCTAAACGTACAAATGACGGCCTCAAGCCAGGGGAAATACTTTCTCAAGTCGGCCGGGTCGCCCTCCCGTTCATTCTCACCAAGCTtgcgcaacaacaagaagagaaacaACGCCAACAAGAGAGGGAAAGCAACAAagccccaacctcctcaagatCCCGTACTGCAAGCCGCGATGGCAGCACAACATCCACGGGTGAACAGTCCAGATCATCCCACAACCGAGACAGAGACAAACACCGAGACAACAACGGCTCTGCCGACGCATCCTTCCGCAATGACAGCGATTTCCACGGCGTCATCAGCCAAGTCGCCATCGGTTTAGTTGCCTTTGGAGCCAAAAAGCTTATACAGAGAAGAAAGGAGGCCAAGCAGGCTGCTGCTTCCGCCGCACAAACTGCTCAAGCGAATGGACGCAATGCCCGAGGCAACAAGAGCCCAGCCGAGGCGGATGTTGAACTTTCAAGGGCATTGGAGACTACAGCGATTGAGCTGCAGGGGGCTAGCGAGTCACTACGCAGGCTGGCAAACTCGGGTCCAAAAAGCCACCACAGGAAATGCGCGGTGAGAGACGAGCTGGTACGAGATGCTCAGAGGCTGGAAGGTTCACTTGCCAGCATACAAACGGGCATTCACAATATGCGCAACCTGCACCCAAGGTTGCGCAGACCAGATGAGGGTAAGAAAGAGCCTCTCCAAAAGGGGACGAGAGGCTTGGGACCCATACGAGATGGGAAGGTTGGACATCGGGAACGGCTGAAGGAGAGGTAACTGAGGCTCGTTGGGAACGAGTCTTTCCGAAGGGAAGAGAAGACTGTTCTTTCGGTAGAAATCGACGCTAGCCATGAGCGTATCGGATAGAGCTCTGGTGCTTTACTAGCCCAGGCATTCCGGCGTTCCCGACCAAACCCACATGCCGATACAGGCAGATAATCACAATCCGGAGCCCCCGAACCCACTCCAGGCTACAACCCTGACCACTGTCACTCCACTGCAACCCACAGCCATCTACATGATAGCTAAATCCTCACCTCGAACTTCAACAATTTAAGAGGAGAGCCCGCATGGCTCAGTGGTAGAGCGTGTCACTAGTAATGACAAGGTCGTCAGTTCAATTCTGGCTGTGGGCATCCTGTTCTcactcctctcctctcttcacCTCTCTCGCCCGCATGGCTCAGTGGTAGAGCGTGTCACTAGTAATGACAAGGCCGTCAGTTCAATTCTGGCTGTGGGCAGGCATGCACCTGGGGTCAGGAGACAGATGGGACAGTTCCTTTGCTCTTTTTGTACTCTTTGCAGATATCATGTTCAGGACACATCGATAGACAAAGagcgtttctttttttactGAGATACCCCAATACCCATTACACCCTGATTATACAAATATTGCTTTCCATTACGGTCTCCCCCTACATGTTGTTATgcaggcggtggcggcggcggcggaggagtttCCCTTGACGACGCCGAAAACGACATGTGGCTCCCTTTGCTTCCGTAGcggcttcctctccttcgactccggctcctcctccttacCCGTATCGATCTGCCGTACCGATGGCAAAAGTAAAAGCAGCCCACCAAGAAAGCTGTTACGAGAACACCCACGACAACACCGATGGTGATGTTCTGTTCTTGCATCGAGTATCGTTTTGTTAACTGGCTCGTCCATAGTGAGGACGATATCGGTTTATCGGCCCGCAGAACCGAGGCTTTTAATGAGAGGTGCAACCATGAGGGGAATAACGCTGGtgcgggggaggatggttgtGAGGGAAGCGGCACAAGCGTGCGAGCAGAGGCGAGAGGGGGTATAAACATGACGAGTTTTGCTCAGACTGGATAGGTCACGAGGGTGGTAGACCTTGATTTTTTGCTAGCCCTGACTGGTTTTCAAATAAAATGCTCTGAAAATCCGGGCATGTGATTGTTGTATAGGTACAGAGGTCGAATCGCTTTCGAGATTCAGATTCAATGGGAAGTTGCTCAGACTGGATACAGAAAACAGAGGTTCCAAATGGGACTTTTTTGGAGACTGGCGCTAGGAAGAAAAACGGCTGttgagagaaagaaaggtgCAAGCCGTATGCAGGACGAGAAGAGAAACCTTTATATCCCTCTCCTGTCGCTAGTGTAAAAGGTACGGGTGAGATAACAGCCATCGCGGGTGCTGATGTAAAATGTCGACTGACCAATATTGCTCATTTTCTTGGTAGCACGGAGGCATGGgggcagcagaagcagggCTGCAGATGGGTGCCAGTGGTGTTGCCTGCgtggtgggattgggggcTTGAGGGTTGATGCTGGAGGAGCAAAGTTGGAGACGAAGCGACCCAGTTCACAGATGGACATCTGCAGCTAGTTTAGCCAGTACCGGTACAACCTATCAGGCATCAGCTGGGACGACTGACTGCATGATTGTGCATATCACAACCCAATGATATCAGGACGGGTTCAACTTGCGGGGCTGACACGGCCTATTACCGACCACATTGCAGAATATGTATGCCCGGTCTGACGAATGGCCCACCAGTCAGACAAGCAAGAAGTTACGGAAGTGCGGTACAGAGCGATCACCAAGGTAGAAGACCAGGTAAGGCAGGGGGTAGTAGAGGCACAGGAATcggcatcatc includes:
- a CDS encoding hypothetical protein (EggNog:ENOG503PU9N), which gives rise to MLQDKGSRSLPDMEEHSQSKQLVQHPAPQQEEEVDRQPPNSRGAPAVRLEMDLDLDIALKERSRGIEDEKRQD
- a CDS encoding hypothetical protein (EggNog:ENOG503PU9N) produces the protein MSSQRSRRVPKATPKRTNDGLKPGEILSQVGRVALPFILTKLAQQQEEKQRQQERESNKAPTSSRSRTASRDGSTTSTGEQSRSSHNRDRDKHRDNNGSADASFRNDSDFHGVISQVAIGLVAFGAKKLIQRRKEAKQAAASAAQTAQANGRNARGNKSPAEADVELSRALETTAIELQGASESLRRLANSGPKSHHRKCAVRDELVRDAQRLEGSLASIQTGIHNMRNLHPRLRRPDEGKKEPLQKGTRGLGPIRDGKVGHRERLKER